From Thermomicrobiales bacterium, one genomic window encodes:
- a CDS encoding MBL fold metallo-hydrolase: MSQGTNAPVVRRFVGGPLHTMCYALIVPGVGAIIIDAPRDAWRAALESAEALDAPLRLAIATHGHWDHITDMSRIHDLGVPIAGNPADQYMMSDPHGQGLALPFIVEPVRIDRPLREGERLAIGDLEIHVLQTPGHTPGSITLWVPSLDVMFTGDTLLKGGAGHTAEPGSSIEALGVSVRRLAAFPEATTIYAGHGGPTTIGDESWLETLSDPDAPLVQWRASNERRQRPAVSE; the protein is encoded by the coding sequence ATGTCGCAGGGTACCAACGCTCCAGTTGTGCGCCGATTTGTCGGCGGACCACTCCACACAATGTGCTACGCACTGATCGTGCCGGGCGTTGGCGCAATCATCATCGACGCACCGCGCGATGCATGGCGCGCCGCGCTAGAGTCCGCCGAAGCCCTGGATGCGCCACTCCGTTTGGCCATTGCGACGCACGGGCACTGGGACCACATCACCGACATGTCGCGTATTCATGACCTTGGTGTCCCCATCGCCGGCAACCCGGCCGATCAGTACATGATGTCCGACCCGCACGGGCAAGGACTGGCACTGCCGTTCATTGTTGAGCCAGTGCGGATCGATCGACCGCTTCGCGAAGGCGAGCGCCTGGCCATTGGCGATCTGGAGATCCATGTGCTGCAGACCCCCGGACACACTCCCGGGAGCATCACGCTCTGGGTACCGTCGCTGGATGTTATGTTCACTGGTGACACCCTGCTGAAGGGTGGGGCCGGTCACACTGCCGAGCCTGGATCATCCATCGAAGCGCTCGGTGTGAGCGTGCGCCGCCTCGCAGCGTTTCCTGAAGCAACAACGATCTACGCCGGACACGGCGGTCCAACGACCATCGGCGACGAATCGTGGCTCGAAACGCTTAGCGATCCGG
- a CDS encoding uroporphyrinogen decarboxylase, translating into MSMVMEEMTKTERVMAAVMGEEVDRIPVCFWHHFKPEGSGRRMAEATLEFFEAEFDLDILKIMPDLPYPFPRRSVRAPEDWRLVEPVDMVRSRFFHQRAVAIQALRDAVGYETPIIMTVFSPLCEALHFTETKELFLEHARKHPGVVHEALATIAENLRAHIQDCVDSGADGVFFALQGCTSAMMTPEEYRELGRPYDLLALQGARDSWLNVLHVHGDRDLFFDDVLDYPVQVLSWSDRLAGPSLAEARSKTDLCLMGGWHEFGALSNGPENEIRREAEDAIGQTGGRKFILANGCSVPDDTDPQWLHIARDMVDELELPTE; encoded by the coding sequence ATGTCGATGGTCATGGAAGAGATGACGAAGACAGAACGTGTCATGGCCGCAGTGATGGGCGAGGAAGTGGACCGCATTCCCGTCTGCTTCTGGCATCACTTCAAGCCGGAAGGTTCCGGTCGTCGGATGGCGGAAGCCACACTCGAGTTCTTCGAGGCTGAGTTCGACCTCGATATCCTGAAGATCATGCCCGACCTGCCATATCCGTTCCCGCGCCGGAGTGTGCGTGCGCCTGAAGACTGGCGGCTTGTTGAGCCGGTGGATATGGTCCGGTCGCGCTTTTTCCACCAGCGTGCTGTTGCCATCCAGGCGCTCCGCGATGCCGTCGGCTATGAGACGCCAATCATCATGACTGTGTTCTCGCCGCTCTGTGAAGCGCTCCACTTTACCGAAACGAAGGAACTGTTCCTGGAGCACGCGCGGAAGCACCCGGGCGTGGTCCATGAAGCGTTGGCAACCATCGCCGAGAACCTGCGGGCTCACATCCAGGATTGTGTCGATTCTGGAGCAGACGGCGTGTTTTTCGCGCTGCAAGGCTGCACCAGCGCGATGATGACCCCTGAGGAATATCGCGAGCTGGGGCGACCGTACGACCTGCTGGCGCTGCAGGGCGCGCGCGACAGCTGGCTGAACGTCCTGCATGTCCATGGCGACCGTGACCTGTTCTTCGACGATGTACTCGACTATCCGGTGCAGGTATTGTCGTGGTCGGATCGCCTCGCCGGGCCGAGCCTGGCCGAAGCGCGATCGAAGACGGACCTGTGCCTCATGGGTGGCTGGCACGAATTTGGCGCGCTTTCCAACGGGCCGGAAAACGAGATCCGGCGCGAGGCGGAAGACGCGATCGGCCAGACTGGAGGCCGCAAGTTCATTCTCGCCAACGGCTGCTCGGTGCCAGACGACACTGATCCGCAGTGGCTGCACATCGCGCGCGACATGGTTGACGAGCTGGAGTTGCCCACCGAATGA
- a CDS encoding tyrosine-type recombinase/integrase: MTIADAHRRFIDEDLRLSPRSRRTYDYSIRRFLTIVEDDFGLDPQTTPVTDLSIEHVTAFVSREMPRDLRTPEEVSRMRTVQTQLAAVRKWYAYLAAYDFHPDLPNDKLRTRVRAMMPRFTPPPPDIHLDDIETIVEHVLAMPHATKPHLELRRLKIRAMILFLYRTGVRVSELCALRRRDIDLERGEASIYRAKGGKSRTVLFDAATAEALVVYWTARGDQGRGTGAFPAFSGRDKLGEPGRNISPRTVEHIVAELSTAAGVEAEITPHSFRHGLASELVRRRVRESTVQTLLGHASPATTRIYVHKTAQEVADEYQDAFGVYRKPPGS, from the coding sequence ATGACCATCGCCGATGCTCATCGGCGCTTTATCGACGAGGATTTGCGCCTTTCGCCGCGCTCTCGTCGCACGTACGACTACTCGATCCGCCGCTTCCTGACGATTGTCGAAGATGACTTCGGCCTCGATCCGCAAACCACGCCAGTGACCGACCTTTCGATCGAGCACGTCACTGCGTTTGTCTCGCGGGAGATGCCTCGGGATCTGCGAACTCCGGAAGAAGTCTCGCGAATGCGGACCGTTCAGACGCAGCTCGCTGCTGTGCGGAAGTGGTATGCGTACCTGGCGGCCTACGACTTCCACCCCGATCTGCCCAACGACAAGCTGCGGACACGCGTGCGAGCGATGATGCCGCGGTTTACACCGCCGCCGCCGGATATCCACCTCGACGACATTGAGACAATCGTTGAACACGTCCTTGCGATGCCGCACGCCACGAAGCCGCACCTTGAGCTACGGCGCCTGAAGATCAGGGCGATGATCCTGTTTCTGTATCGAACCGGCGTTCGTGTCTCAGAGCTCTGTGCACTACGGCGACGCGACATTGACCTCGAGCGCGGAGAGGCGTCGATCTACCGCGCCAAAGGCGGCAAGAGCCGAACCGTCTTGTTCGATGCAGCCACAGCCGAGGCGCTCGTCGTTTACTGGACAGCCCGAGGCGATCAGGGCCGGGGAACTGGTGCCTTTCCTGCGTTCTCCGGACGTGACAAACTTGGGGAGCCGGGTCGAAACATTTCGCCCCGCACTGTTGAGCACATTGTCGCCGAACTAAGCACTGCTGCCGGCGTTGAAGCTGAGATCACGCCCCATTCGTTCCGACACGGCCTCGCTTCAGAGCTCGTGCGACGCCGCGTCAGAGAATCGACAGTTCAGACACTGCTGGGGCATGCATCACCGGCGACCACGAGGATCTATGTTCACAAGACGGCCCAGGAGGTCGCAGACGAATATCAGGACGCCTTTGGCGTCTATCGGAAGCCGCCTGGCAGCTGA